In a single window of the Verrucomicrobiota bacterium genome:
- a CDS encoding NADH-quinone oxidoreductase subunit D, protein MSTTVEPAPSRAYSVLPKTAPDGSALEGDLLEVSMGPQHPSTHGVFRMDVVLDGERVVKLKPVFGYLHRNHEKIAENTSYLGSMPYTDRLDYFCSLTNNWAYALAVEKLAGLAVPERAEYIRVITAELTRLVNHTCLIGFLLQDMGALGTPLMYAFREREKALDLIESLTGARMMCNYMRFGGCRCDLPAGWIEQAKAVVEGHPGFLDEFEALLSENEILIARTQGVGVLPKELAVSAGITGPMLRASGVNYDIRKVDRYGIYDRFEFKVPLGAHGDVFDRYMIRLLEMRESLKILRRALADIPAGPIVDPKAKLRGFRPKAGEAYGRIEGPKGELGFYLISDGSPNPYRYRVRPPSFVNLTVLEDMCLGQTVADVVIILGSVDIVLGEVDR, encoded by the coding sequence ATGAGCACCACGGTTGAACCGGCTCCTTCAAGGGCCTACTCCGTCCTCCCCAAGACCGCGCCCGACGGCTCGGCGCTCGAAGGCGATTTGCTCGAGGTCTCGATGGGCCCGCAGCATCCGTCCACGCACGGCGTGTTCCGCATGGACGTGGTGCTCGACGGCGAGCGCGTGGTGAAGCTCAAGCCTGTCTTCGGCTACCTCCACCGCAACCACGAGAAGATAGCCGAGAACACGAGCTACCTCGGCTCGATGCCCTACACGGACCGGCTCGATTACTTCTGCTCGCTCACGAACAACTGGGCCTACGCGCTCGCGGTCGAAAAGCTCGCCGGCCTCGCCGTGCCCGAGCGCGCGGAATACATCCGGGTCATCACCGCCGAACTCACGCGCCTCGTCAATCACACCTGCCTCATCGGCTTTCTCCTGCAGGACATGGGCGCGCTCGGCACGCCGCTGATGTATGCATTCCGCGAGCGCGAAAAGGCGCTCGACCTTATCGAGTCGCTCACCGGCGCGCGGATGATGTGCAACTACATGCGCTTCGGCGGCTGCCGGTGCGACCTGCCCGCGGGCTGGATCGAGCAGGCGAAGGCCGTCGTCGAGGGGCATCCGGGATTCCTCGACGAGTTCGAGGCGCTGCTGTCGGAGAATGAAATCCTCATCGCGCGCACGCAGGGCGTGGGCGTGCTGCCGAAGGAACTCGCCGTGAGCGCCGGCATCACGGGCCCGATGCTGCGCGCGAGCGGCGTGAACTACGATATTCGCAAGGTGGACCGTTACGGCATTTACGACCGCTTCGAGTTCAAAGTGCCGCTCGGCGCGCACGGCGACGTGTTTGACCGCTACATGATCCGGCTGCTTGAAATGCGCGAGTCACTGAAGATTCTCCGCAGGGCGCTCGCGGACATTCCCGCCGGCCCCATCGTGGACCCGAAGGCGAAGCTGCGCGGCTTCCGCCCGAAGGCGGGCGAGGCTTACGGCCGCATCGAGGGGCCGAAGGGCGAGCTGGGCTTCTATCTCATCAGCGACGGCTCGCCGAATCCGTATCGCTACCGCGTGCGGCCGCCGAGCTTCGTGAATCTCACCGTGCTCGAGGACATGTGCCTCGGCCAGACCGTCGCCGACGTGGTGATCATTCTCGGCAGCGTGGATATTGTCCTCGGGGAAGTGGACCGCTAG
- a CDS encoding 4Fe-4S dicluster domain-containing protein — MSNVFNWQLGREMEFPYDAAFPDQQFAFVFNLNRCIGCQTCTMACKSTWTFSKGQEAMWWNNVETKPYGGYPHGWDVKTLDLLEQSNPGGQTWAGEATDVRAPYGQFKGKTVFEAGMTHIGAEGANRVLGYLPTDEEWTAPNRFEDNPTGSQKGSKGRYFSGGEALPQHKTWFFYLARICNHCSYPACLAACPRNAIYKRPEDGIVLVDQERCRGYRKCMEACPYKKTYYRPTTRTSEKCIGCFPRVEGRDQAGGGLPMQTRCMSACIGQIRMQGLVQINKDGTWKEDRYNPLYYLIHVAKVALPLYPQFGTEPNGYYIPPRWVPRPYLKQMFGPGVDAAIERYANPDRELLAVLQLFGKDQRICFRYEIKEGTKVFENEIRGKKFALYNDTIIGYAKDGTKIIETTVEEPFHVRNAKHANSI; from the coding sequence ATGAGCAACGTCTTCAACTGGCAGCTCGGCCGCGAGATGGAATTCCCCTACGACGCCGCGTTTCCCGACCAGCAGTTCGCGTTCGTCTTCAACCTCAACCGCTGCATCGGCTGCCAGACCTGCACGATGGCGTGCAAGTCCACATGGACCTTTTCGAAAGGCCAGGAAGCGATGTGGTGGAACAATGTCGAGACGAAACCCTACGGCGGTTATCCGCACGGCTGGGATGTCAAGACACTCGACCTTCTCGAGCAATCCAATCCCGGCGGCCAGACTTGGGCCGGTGAGGCGACGGACGTGCGCGCACCTTACGGACAGTTCAAGGGCAAGACCGTCTTCGAGGCGGGTATGACGCATATCGGCGCCGAGGGCGCGAACCGTGTGCTTGGCTACCTGCCCACCGACGAGGAGTGGACCGCGCCGAACCGCTTCGAAGACAACCCCACCGGTTCGCAGAAGGGCTCGAAAGGCCGATACTTCTCCGGCGGCGAGGCGCTGCCGCAGCACAAGACGTGGTTCTTCTACCTCGCGCGCATTTGCAATCACTGCAGCTACCCGGCGTGCCTCGCCGCGTGCCCGCGCAACGCCATCTACAAACGGCCCGAGGACGGCATCGTGCTCGTGGACCAGGAGCGCTGCCGCGGCTACCGCAAGTGCATGGAAGCGTGCCCTTACAAGAAGACCTATTACCGGCCGACCACGCGCACGAGCGAGAAGTGCATCGGGTGCTTCCCGCGCGTCGAAGGCCGCGACCAGGCCGGCGGCGGCCTGCCGATGCAGACGCGCTGCATGTCCGCGTGCATCGGGCAGATTCGGATGCAAGGCCTCGTGCAGATCAACAAGGACGGCACATGGAAGGAGGATCGTTACAATCCGCTCTACTATCTCATTCACGTCGCAAAGGTCGCGCTGCCGCTCTATCCGCAATTCGGCACCGAGCCCAACGGCTACTACATCCCACCGCGCTGGGTGCCGCGCCCGTATCTCAAGCAGATGTTCGGCCCCGGCGTGGACGCTGCGATCGAGCGCTACGCGAATCCCGACCGCGAATTGCTCGCCGTGCTCCAGCTCTTCGGCAAGGACCAGCGCATCTGCTTCCGCTACGAGATCAAGGAAGGCACGAAGGTTTTCGAGAACGAAATCCGCGGCAAGAAGTTCGCGCTCTACAACGACACCATCATCGGCTACGCGAAGGACGGGACGAAGATCATCGAGACGACCGTGGAAGAGCCCTTCCACGTCCGCAACGCAAAACATGCGAACTCGATCTAA